Proteins encoded in a region of the Fundulus heteroclitus isolate FHET01 chromosome 2, MU-UCD_Fhet_4.1, whole genome shotgun sequence genome:
- the nmba gene encoding neuromedin Ba — translation MRKLSRGGCLSSFILISYIAMTTSVTLDLTELKNKISQLKVNPRGNLWATGHFMGKKSVDSSFLETVFENIDAPSEDRGVSPVARVEDVRALITKMLKGAQQTRKQTLDIEGGDPA, via the exons ATGAGAAAGCTCAGCAGGGGAGGATGTCTGTCTTCTTTTATCCTGATCTCGTACATCGCAATGACGACCTCAGTGACGCTCGATCTGACcgagctgaaaaacaaaatctcccAGCTCAAGGTGAATCCCAGAGGAAATCTTTGGGCGACAG GGCATTTCATGGGCAAGAAAAGTGTGGATAGCTCCTTTTTGGAGACTGTCTTTGAAAATATAGACGCTCCATCTGAAGATAGAGGTGTGAGTCCTGTGGCCAGAGTGGAAGACGTCCGGGCGCTGATCACCAAGATGCTGAAAGGCGCACAGCAAACAAGAAAACAGACCCTGGACAT aGAGGGGGGAGATCCAGCTTGA
- the znf592 gene encoding zinc finger protein 592, with product MGDMKTPDFDDLLAAFDIPDATGLDSKEPIQGSHDEIDHQLKHSVVCLDDTLLSNPAATAADVPVVSVIVKNTSRQESLEGFSDRLHSSASALQNGFKGQEACVEPTSGSLSDSFQAGLNGEGSTEHPGETPLQQKADETEALSPSLSHFSPVSSPETDALCSKDRKVSKPERPCFPDAQVLVEPLVPGREQKSDLFLFDALPKNTRESPPENGRSNDLSDMYVSRETEKTTRVCSPFASSTSEQNFIETERKSLTPVDVATSFSSAKSQTSKVPLSNEAPVAPNTKKVPAEQNNSKESSALHSDCVKTSNMGPISPRSPRSPTEAVKRSVKPSESPLSICSDSSGKTSPAVASVSSPAIPRVRIKTIKTTSGQIKRTVTSVLPDSETEDVHSAYDSSPSQSMVSEESYPVSPRRSQAVDCNPANNLACTPSPKARRRSEENQRRLRTAARGGGGRAIKRSVTPGAQKPKRASCATGHTSHPNFLPKAVHLASLNLVPHSVAASVAARPPSHQQTQPVLSSAVPLVHQVKTANPLARSSAPNTAAGTLNRLLTSANPVPVYVPDLSPPPECGIKLPPRGYCCLECGDSFGVEKSLAFHYSRRSVHIEVGCTHCTKTLVFFNRCALLAHAREHKNSGSVMQCTQLHLKPISEEQMFAPLGGEQANAGPGASSSLSPATEPVMPLYPDSAIRHRLRCLECNKQLPDFKALAGHYQKMSEDVEGLICKICSMLLPNKCSFAAHQRLHPHKSPYCCPECGALSRSADIQKHVKENCLHYARKAWYKCLHCDMVFRTLQGQKTHIEQKHFEVFYKCSLCPVAFKTSDGCEVHLKNKHKSSKQTPQLVFKCSCKAVFKKKHQFFQHFHENAYKRVTCVFKCPECNSVFPQKRLLMQHFKGVHVGNMTAETEKDTKEKEGTDWCPESHPVQQEKSRVTPKPAESPRKRPEQDGRSGIKPRGWTCGECLQWFAERESYVSHMKNSHGKSMKKYPCRHCEQSFHSATSLRRHIRSQHDGKRRIYTCWYCTDPKTTFTTSVMLKNHISLMHGIKNPDLSQMSKPSVTESKNPLSKSTVSASAVRGTQSDGQDRSGPEAPPAKRQKAQYRCSKCGFVTDDGSDFQQHIPQHKSDENTPQCLHCGLCFTSVFSLSRHLFIVHKVKDPKEDEEEEEEEKRDGGGTDGAGRVNVLNPSLDEEPENPPCTKTTDSHLTLNTLSDR from the exons ATGGGTGACATGAAAACCCCAGATTTTGATGACCTTCTGGCAGCTTTTGACATCCCAGATGCCACCGGGCTGGACTCCAAGGAACCCATCCAGGGAAGCCACGATGAGATAGATCATCAGCTAAAACACTCAGTGGTGTGTCTGGATGACACGTTACTCAGTAACCCTGCTGCCACTGCGGCGGACGTTCCTGTTGTTAGTGTTATAGTGAAAAACACAAGTCGGCAGGAGTCGCTGGAAGGTTTCAGCGACCGCCTTCATTCGTCAGCATCAGCGTTGCAGAATGGGTTCAAGGGACAGGAGGCCTGCGTTGAGCCAACCAGCGGCAGCCTTTCTGATTCGTTTCAGGCTGGTCTGAATGGCGAGGGCTCCACGGAGCATCCTGGAGAAACTCCTCTTCAACAGAAAGCTGATGAAACAGAAGCGCTGTCTCCATCGCTCTCCCATTTCAGTCCCGTCTCCAGTCCCGAGACGGACGCGTTGTGTAGCAAAGACCGAAAGGTTTCAAAACCAGAGAGGCCCTGTTTTCCAGATGCTCAGGTTCTGGTGGAACCTTTGGTTCCGGGCAGGGAACAAAAGTCCGATCTTTTCTTGTTCGACGCATTGCCCAAGAACACTCGAGAGAGCCCGCCCGAAAACGGCCGAAGCAATGATCTCTCTGATATGTATGTCAGCAGGGAGACAGAGAAAACCACTAGAGTATGTAGTCCATTTGCCTCTTCGACCAGTGAGCAGAACTTTATAGAGACAGAACGCAAATCTCTAACCCCGGTGGACGTTGCTACCTCCTTTTCATCTGCCAAATCTCAGACGTCTAAAGTGCCCTTGTCTAACGAGGCTCCAGTCGCTCCGAATACTAAAAAGGTTCCCGCTGAGCAAAATAACTCTAAAGAGTCCTCAGCGTTGCACAGTGATTGTGTTAAAACTAGTAATATGGGACCTATATCTCCAAGAAGCCCCCGGAGTCCAACCGAGGCAGTAAAACGGTCCGTGAAGCCCTCAGAAAGTCCTTTAAGCATCTGCAGCGACAGCAGCGGTAAAACATCCCCCGCGGTGGCGTCGGTGTCATCCCCGGCCATACCCCGGGTCAGAATCAAGACTATCAAGACCACCTCCGGTCAGATCAAACGCACCGTCACCAGTGTGCTGCCGGACTCGGAGACGGAGGACGTTCATTCTGCCTACGACTCCTCGCCATCGCAGAGTATGGTCAGCGAAGAGTCGTACCCCGTATCTCCCCGTCGGTCTCAAGCCGTCGACTGTAACCCCGCCAACAACCTGGCGTGCACGCCTTCGCCGAAGGCACGCCGGCGGTCCGAGGAAAACCAGAGGAGACTCCGGACCGCCGCGCGCGGAGGCGGCGGTCGCGCCATCAAGCGTTCCGTTACGCCCGGCGCGCAGAAGCCAAAGAGGGCGTCGTGTGCGACGGGTCACACGTCTCACCCGAACTTCCTCCCGAAAGCTGTGCACCTGGCGAGCCTGAACCTGGTCCCTCACAGCGTCGCTGCCTCAGTGGCGGCCCGGCCCCCCTCCCACCAACAGACTCAGCCCGTACTCTCCTCCGCCGTCCCTCTGGTGCATCAGGTCAAAACGGCCAACCCCCTCGCCCGTTCTTCTGCTCCGAACACCGCCGCGGGAACCCTCAACCGGCTTCTAACCAGCGCCAACCCGGTGCCGGTGTACGTGCCCGACCTGAGCCCCCCTCCGGAGTGCGGCATCAAGCTTCCGCCCCGCGGCTACTGCTGCCTGGAGTGCGGGGACTCCTTCGGCGTGGAGAAGAGCCTGGCGTTCCATTACAGCCGGCGGAGCGTCCACATCGAAGTGGGGTGCACGCACTGCACCAAGACGCTGGTCTTCTTCAACCGGTGCGCCCTGCTGGCACACGCCCGCGAGCACAAGAACAGCGGCAGCGTGATGCAGTGCACCCAGCTCCACCTGAAACCGATCTCCGAGGAGCAGATGTTCGCCCCCCTGGGCGGCGAGCAGGCGAACGCAGGCCCCGGCGCCTCCTCGTCGCTCTCGCCGGCGACTGAACCCGTCATGCCGTTGTACCCGGACAGCGCGATCCGCCACCGGCTCCGATGCCTGGAGTGCAACAAGCAGCTGCCAGACTTTAAAGCGCTTGCAGGTCATTACCAGAAGATGTCAGAAGACGTGGAAGGGCTG ATTTGCAAAATATGCTCGATGTTGTTACCCAACAAGTGCAGCTTCGCAGCTCACCAGCGCCTCCACCCCCACAAGTCCCCCTACTGCTGCCCGGAGTGCGGAGCCCTGAGCCGCTCCGCTGACATCCAGAAGCACGTCAAGGAGAACTGTCTGCATTACGCCCGCAAGGCCTGGTACAA ATGCCTTCACTGCGATATGGTTTTCCGAACCCTCCAAGGTCAGAAGACTCACATCGAGCAGAAACACTTCGAGGTCTTCTACAAGTGCTCGCTCTGTCCCGTCGCCTTCAAGACGTCTGACGGCTGCGAAGTACATTTGAAGAATAAGCACAAATCTAGCAAGCAGACACCTCA GTTGGTTTTTAAGTGTTCCTGCAAGGCAGTCTTCAAGAAAAAGCACCAGTTCTTTCAACACTTTCATGAAAACGCCTACAAGCGGGTGACGTGCGTGTTTAAGTGCCCAGAATGCAACTCGGTTTTTCCACAAAAGCGGCTGTTGATGCAGCACTTCAAG GGCGTGCATGTAGGCAACATGACAGCGGAGACAGAAAAGGACACTAAAGAAAAAGAGGGGACGGACTGGTGCCCAGAGTCTCATCCCGTCCAGCAGGAGAAGAGCCGCGTCACCCCCAAACCCGCCGAGAGTCCGAGGAAAAGGCCCGAGCAGGACGGCAGGTCCGGCATTAAGCCCCGGGGCTGGACGTGCGGCGAGTGTCTGCAGTGGTTTGCTGAGCGAGAGTCCTACGTTTCTCACATGAAGAACAGCCACGGAAAG TCAATGAAGAAGTATCCTTGTCGCCACTGTGAGCAGTCGTTCCACTCCGCCACCAGTCTGAGGAGACACATTCGCAGTCAGCACGACGGTAAAAGAAGGATTTATACTTGTTG GTACTGCACAGACCCGAAGACGACGTTCACCACCAGCGTGATGTTGAAGAACCACATCAGTCTCATGCACGGCATTAAAAACCCGGATCTTAGCCAGATGTCCAAACCGTCCGTCACCGAATCCAAAAATCCTTTGAGCAAG agcaCAGTTTCGGCGTCGGCTGTCCGGGGCACGCAGAGCGACGGCCAGGATCGCAGCGGTCCGGAAGCTCCTCCGGCTAAACGTCAGAAAGCTCAGTACCGCTGTTCAAAGTGCGGCTTCGTCACAGACGACGGTTCAGACTTCCAGCAGCATATACCTCAGCACAAAAGCGACGAAAACACTCCCCAGTGCCTTCACTGCGGCCTGTGTTTCACATCTGTGTTTTCCCTCAGTAGACATCTTTTTATAGTGCACAAAGTCAAAGACCCCAAGGAAGacgaggaagaagaagaagaggagaaaaGAGATGGCGGTGGGACGGACGGGGCCGGTCGGGTGAACGTCTTGAACCCCTCGCTGGACGAAGAGCCGGAAAATCCTCCCTGCACCAAGACTACAGACAGTCATTTAACATTAAACACACTCTCAGACAGGTGA